One Chryseobacterium sp. StRB126 genomic region harbors:
- a CDS encoding IS982 family transposase → MNLKDQITNIFVQIDDFCKEFDAQIKKLKLEALGDSKKRRNRTSKMFDSEIITIMIGFHLGAHKTFKHYYQEVVCGYWKDLFPNRLSYNRFIELQQRCFVVFVLFLKEKCLGKCTGISFMDSTTLKVCRNQRIHNHKVFKGFAERGKSSMGWFYGFKLHLVCNEKGELLSFYLTKGNVDDRNPKHIKKMTKQLFGKLFADKGYLSKALWEMLFADGIQLFTKLRKNMKNHIMTMEDKILLRKRAIIETINDELKNHCQVEHTRHRSVNNFIMNILGGLTAYCFFPKKPSLNLKKVNNGQLFLNFA, encoded by the coding sequence ATGAATTTGAAAGACCAAATTACAAATATTTTTGTACAAATTGATGATTTTTGTAAAGAGTTTGATGCGCAAATTAAAAAATTAAAGCTAGAAGCATTAGGAGACAGCAAGAAAAGAAGAAACAGAACTTCAAAAATGTTTGATTCTGAAATTATCACAATCATGATAGGCTTTCATTTGGGAGCTCACAAAACATTTAAACATTACTATCAGGAAGTAGTTTGTGGATATTGGAAAGATTTATTTCCAAATAGGCTTTCCTACAACAGGTTTATCGAGCTCCAACAAAGATGTTTTGTTGTTTTTGTCTTGTTTTTGAAAGAAAAATGTCTTGGAAAATGCACAGGAATCAGCTTTATGGACAGTACAACTTTGAAAGTCTGTAGAAACCAAAGGATACATAATCATAAAGTTTTCAAAGGTTTCGCAGAACGCGGAAAGTCCTCAATGGGCTGGTTTTACGGCTTCAAACTACATTTGGTATGCAATGAAAAAGGAGAACTTTTATCCTTTTATTTGACAAAAGGAAATGTGGATGACCGAAATCCGAAACATATTAAGAAAATGACCAAGCAATTGTTTGGGAAGTTGTTTGCCGATAAAGGGTATCTCTCAAAAGCCTTGTGGGAGATGCTTTTTGCAGATGGTATTCAACTCTTTACCAAACTTAGAAAGAATATGAAAAATCACATAATGACAATGGAAGACAAGATTTTGCTTAGAAAAAGAGCTATCATTGAAACCATAAATGACGAACTAAAGAATCACTGTCAGGTTGAACACACCAGACACCGAAGTGTGAACAATTTTATAATGAATATCTTGGGAGGGCTAACAGCATATTGTTTCTTTCCAAAAAAACCGTCACTTAACTTAAAAAAAGTAAATAACGGTCAACTATTTTTAAATTTTGCTTAA
- a CDS encoding RHS repeat-associated core domain-containing protein: protein MSFAKNSAGALEVIDTNNYYPFGLNHIGGTKGQLGSYKNYKYNGKELQETGMYDFGARMYMPDLGRWSVVDPLAETSRRWSTYTYAYNNPIRFIDPDGRQGKDIILSLGHDKWEAEIKARYDGGKLYAYSNGKRTGVEYTGDTSKVSGIISDLNKLSANSAGKSELIDYFSKEGNDVTIRLNPDSENHYGYGTGSITVTGETVPLPTTEGMQDADSYIVLGHEMGHAKSDLKKEEGTVKEWYKKDDGTSVTLDEINATHIENKIRKAANLPLRTRYNPYRTDTSLLTDDNKKSLYINKKESYPTKEKVKDNYEY from the coding sequence GTGAGTTTTGCTAAAAACAGCGCAGGTGCTCTTGAAGTTATAGATACCAATAATTATTATCCTTTTGGGCTAAACCATATTGGAGGGACTAAAGGACAGTTAGGTAGTTATAAGAACTATAAGTATAATGGTAAGGAGCTTCAGGAGACGGGTATGTATGATTTTGGGGCGAGGATGTATATGCCTGATCTAGGAAGATGGAGTGTAGTAGATCCGCTGGCAGAAACTTCCAGACGTTGGTCAACATATACCTATGCTTATAATAATCCGATTAGGTTTATAGATCCAGATGGAAGACAAGGGAAAGATATTATTCTATCATTAGGACATGATAAATGGGAGGCAGAAATAAAGGCACGATATGATGGTGGGAAACTATATGCATACTCCAATGGAAAGAGAACAGGTGTTGAATATACTGGAGACACTTCAAAAGTAAGTGGGATTATTTCGGATTTGAATAAGTTAAGTGCAAATTCAGCGGGAAAATCAGAACTTATTGACTACTTTTCAAAAGAAGGTAATGATGTCACAATCAGATTGAATCCAGATAGCGAAAACCATTATGGTTATGGAACAGGAAGTATAACTGTAACAGGTGAAACTGTTCCTTTACCTACAACTGAAGGCATGCAAGATGCAGACTCTTACATCGTTTTAGGGCATGAGATGGGTCATGCAAAATCAGATTTGAAAAAGGAGGAAGGTACAGTAAAAGAATGGTATAAAAAAGATGATGGAACATCAGTAACTTTAGATGAAATAAACGCAACCCACATAGAAAATAAAATTAGAAAAGCAGCAAATCTTCCTCTTAGGACACGTTATAACCCTTATAGAACTGATACATCGTTGTTAACAGATGACAACAAAAAAAGTTTGTACATCAATAAAAAAGAAAGCTATCCTACTAAAGAAAAAGTTAAAGATAATTATGAATACTAA
- a CDS encoding IS481 family transposase, translating into MTTQQKIIKNKLGVLELAQHLGNVSKACKVMGYSRDSFYRFKELYEQGGELALQEISRRKPVLKNRVDEVIEKAVVDIAIENPALGQLRVSNELKKKGLIVSPGGVRGIWLRHDLHTFKLRLKALEAKSAQDGIVLTESQLSALERAKEEKKAHGEIETHHPGYLGAQDTYYVGNIKGVGHIYQQTFIDTYSKVVFAKLYDRKNALIAADMLNDQVVPFFEQQELRLLRILTDRGTEYCGIREQHEYQLYLAIEDIDHTKTKAKSPQTNGICERFHRTIQEEFYAIAFRKKIYRSIEELQLDLNSWLSYYNNERTHTGKHCYGKTPMQTFLDSKPIAKEKLLETLAEEQKILTFGSKDNIG; encoded by the coding sequence ATGACAACACAACAAAAAATCATCAAAAACAAGTTAGGTGTACTTGAATTAGCACAACATTTAGGAAATGTATCCAAAGCTTGTAAAGTAATGGGCTATTCCCGAGACAGTTTTTATCGATTCAAAGAACTGTATGAGCAAGGAGGTGAATTAGCATTACAGGAAATCTCCAGAAGAAAGCCAGTATTAAAGAATCGTGTAGATGAAGTTATTGAAAAGGCTGTTGTTGATATAGCCATTGAAAACCCTGCTTTGGGGCAGCTTAGAGTGAGTAATGAACTTAAAAAGAAAGGGTTGATCGTATCCCCAGGCGGGGTCAGAGGTATTTGGTTAAGACACGATCTACATACGTTTAAACTAAGATTAAAAGCCTTGGAAGCCAAATCCGCTCAAGATGGTATAGTCCTTACTGAATCTCAACTTTCAGCACTAGAAAGAGCCAAGGAGGAGAAAAAAGCTCATGGAGAAATTGAAACTCATCATCCTGGATATTTAGGAGCTCAAGACACTTATTATGTAGGCAATATCAAAGGAGTTGGACATATTTATCAGCAAACTTTTATTGACACGTATTCTAAAGTAGTATTTGCAAAGCTATATGACCGTAAAAATGCTCTTATTGCTGCTGACATGCTTAATGATCAGGTAGTTCCGTTCTTTGAGCAACAGGAACTTCGTTTACTCAGAATTTTAACAGACAGAGGAACGGAATACTGTGGAATAAGAGAACAGCATGAATACCAGCTTTATTTAGCCATTGAAGATATTGATCACACGAAGACCAAGGCTAAAAGCCCTCAGACCAACGGCATTTGTGAACGTTTTCACAGGACAATACAGGAAGAGTTTTATGCCATAGCTTTCAGAAAGAAAATTTACAGAAGTATTGAAGAGCTGCAATTAGACTTAAACAGCTGGCTGTCGTATTACAATAATGAAAGAACGCATACAGGAAAACATTGTTACGGTAAAACACCGATGCAGACGTTTTTGGATAGTAAACCTATTGCAAAAGAGAAATTATTGGAAACTCTTGCAGAGGAACAAAAAATCCTTACTTTTGGAAGTAAGGATAATATTGGATAA
- the map gene encoding type I methionyl aminopeptidase produces the protein MSITNDDQLIGMQKVSEAVAYTLKEMRQYAQPGMTTKELDEYGAKILADFGAKSAPYLTYGFPGWTCISVDNEFCHGIPTDQRVLKEGDLINIDVSAELKGYWADNGGSFVIGKDINQHQKLVDASKDILQKTIDNIRGGVKIADIGFLMETEAKKRGFKVIKNLGGHGVGRSLHEQPDELLNYKNRFDTRRFKKNSVVAIETFISTSSNLAVELKDGWTMVGNKGGYMAQHEHTILITDGKPVVLTQMNEILN, from the coding sequence ATGTCAATTACCAACGACGATCAGTTAATCGGAATGCAAAAAGTGAGTGAAGCAGTGGCGTATACCTTGAAAGAGATGAGGCAATATGCTCAGCCTGGGATGACTACCAAGGAGCTTGATGAATACGGAGCCAAAATATTGGCTGATTTCGGAGCTAAGTCTGCCCCTTATCTTACCTATGGATTTCCCGGTTGGACCTGCATAAGTGTAGATAATGAATTTTGTCATGGTATTCCTACCGATCAGAGAGTTTTGAAGGAAGGCGATCTTATCAATATTGATGTCTCAGCAGAACTCAAGGGATATTGGGCTGATAATGGCGGATCCTTTGTGATTGGGAAAGATATCAATCAACACCAGAAGTTAGTAGATGCTTCCAAAGATATTCTTCAAAAAACAATTGATAACATTAGAGGTGGTGTGAAAATAGCTGATATTGGATTTTTAATGGAGACTGAAGCAAAGAAAAGAGGTTTTAAAGTCATTAAAAATCTCGGGGGACATGGAGTAGGAAGAAGTTTACATGAACAGCCCGATGAATTATTGAATTATAAAAACCGTTTCGATACCAGACGTTTTAAGAAAAATTCTGTAGTAGCAATTGAAACATTTATTTCCACTTCCTCAAACCTTGCTGTAGAATTAAAAGATGGCTGGACGATGGTTGGTAACAAAGGCGGGTATATGGCACAACACGAACACACCATTTTAATTACGGATGGGAAACCTGTTGTTTTAACTCAAATGAATGAGATCTTGAATTAA